The following coding sequences are from one Streptomyces venezuelae window:
- a CDS encoding PrsW family intramembrane metalloprotease, translated as MATGSPYPIPPEAPAPRELLRVRWWQRRAIRVAALVTLLALSGLVILALVREQTGTEGFLVGLGLATVPVPLLVAAFRWLDRVAPGPWRNLIFSFSWGACAAALVAIVANSFAIRWIATATADPSGADNIGATVVAPVVEESAKAAAVLLVFLFRRRDFTGIVDGVVIAGVTATGFAFTENILYLGNAFVTDQLSRESGLASVTAATFFVRVVMSPFAHPLFTVLTGIGFGIAALSAERQVVRRVLLPLTGLLLAMGMHALWNGSAVFGQFGFFTVYALVMLPAFGLLTWLAIWTRQRELRMIRDVLPVYAAAGWLTPPEPFALGSMRARSLARDYAAYTWGKPAARTVAEYQMYATSLAFLRNRGRRGRAGADFVVRERELLEKLWERREPARPALAYAAQATAPVMPPMPPYGMYGAPPGTPGVYGWPPRPHPAHGYPTTYNPYRP; from the coding sequence GTGGCCACCGGTTCCCCGTATCCGATACCCCCCGAGGCGCCCGCCCCGAGGGAGCTCCTCCGTGTCCGCTGGTGGCAGCGGCGAGCGATACGCGTCGCCGCGCTCGTCACCCTCCTCGCACTCTCCGGCCTGGTGATCCTGGCCCTGGTCAGGGAGCAGACCGGCACCGAGGGCTTCCTCGTCGGGCTCGGCCTGGCGACCGTGCCGGTACCGCTCCTCGTCGCCGCGTTCCGCTGGCTGGACCGCGTGGCACCGGGCCCCTGGCGGAACCTGATCTTCTCCTTCTCCTGGGGCGCCTGCGCCGCCGCTCTCGTCGCGATCGTGGCGAACAGCTTCGCGATCCGCTGGATAGCCACCGCGACCGCCGACCCCAGCGGCGCGGACAACATCGGCGCGACCGTCGTCGCCCCGGTCGTCGAGGAGAGCGCGAAGGCCGCCGCCGTGCTCCTCGTCTTCCTCTTCCGCAGACGCGACTTCACCGGCATCGTCGACGGCGTCGTCATAGCCGGGGTGACCGCGACCGGATTCGCGTTCACCGAGAACATCCTCTATCTGGGCAACGCCTTCGTCACCGACCAGCTCAGCCGTGAGAGCGGCCTCGCCTCCGTGACCGCCGCGACCTTCTTCGTGCGCGTCGTCATGTCGCCGTTCGCCCACCCGCTCTTCACGGTCCTGACCGGCATCGGCTTCGGCATCGCCGCGCTCTCGGCCGAACGGCAGGTCGTGCGCCGCGTGCTGCTCCCACTCACCGGGCTGCTCCTCGCGATGGGCATGCACGCCCTGTGGAACGGCTCCGCCGTCTTCGGGCAGTTCGGGTTCTTCACCGTGTACGCCCTGGTCATGCTCCCGGCGTTCGGCCTGCTGACCTGGCTGGCCATCTGGACCCGCCAGCGCGAGCTCCGCATGATCCGCGACGTGTTGCCCGTGTACGCGGCGGCGGGCTGGCTCACCCCGCCCGAACCGTTCGCGCTCGGCTCGATGCGCGCCCGCTCACTGGCCCGCGACTACGCCGCGTACACCTGGGGAAAGCCCGCGGCCCGCACGGTCGCGGAGTACCAGATGTACGCGACGTCCCTCGCGTTCCTGCGCAACCGGGGCCGCCGCGGACGGGCCGGTGCCGACTTCGTCGTACGCGAGCGGGAACTCCTCGAGAAGCTGTGGGAGCGCCGCGAACCGGCCCGCCCCGCCCTCGCGTACGCGGCACAGGCGACGGCCCCGGTCATGCCCCCCATGCCGCCCTACGGGATGTACGGGGCACCCCCGGGGACACCAGGGGTGTACGGCTGGCCCCCGCGGCCCCACCCGGCCCACGGCTACCCGACGACGTACAACCCCTACCGCCCCTAG
- a CDS encoding aldo/keto reductase: protein MTSLRPLGSSDLEVFPLSLGGNVFGWTADRAASFAVLDAYTAAGGNFIDTADAYSAWVDGNKGGESETLIGEWLAERGNRSDVVVATKVGSHPEYKGLSAATIKGAADASLRRLGTDHIDLYYTHFDDTSVPVEEIIGALDELVRVGKVRAIAASNISPERLQESLDVSDREGLARYVALQPHYNLVSRDTYEGPLQEVASRSGLAAVPYFGLAAGYLTGKYRAGARVESARSSRVEAYVGTERGDRVLAALDEIAQAHGAQVPTVALAWLAAQPTVAAPIASARTVEQLPALLAVADLELTEAEIAALNAASA from the coding sequence ATGACTTCTCTTCGCCCTCTCGGCTCCTCCGACCTCGAGGTCTTCCCGCTCTCCCTCGGCGGCAACGTCTTCGGCTGGACCGCGGACCGTGCGGCGTCCTTCGCCGTCCTCGACGCCTACACCGCGGCAGGCGGCAACTTCATCGACACCGCCGACGCGTACTCGGCCTGGGTCGACGGCAACAAGGGCGGCGAGTCCGAGACCCTCATCGGCGAGTGGCTCGCCGAGCGCGGCAACCGCTCCGACGTCGTCGTGGCCACGAAGGTCGGCTCCCACCCCGAGTACAAGGGCCTGTCCGCCGCCACCATCAAGGGCGCGGCCGACGCGTCCCTGCGGCGACTCGGCACGGACCACATCGACCTCTACTACACGCACTTCGACGACACGTCGGTGCCCGTGGAGGAGATCATCGGCGCGCTCGACGAGCTGGTGCGGGTCGGCAAGGTGCGTGCCATCGCCGCCTCCAACATCTCCCCCGAGCGGCTCCAGGAGTCCCTCGACGTCTCCGACCGCGAGGGCCTCGCGCGGTACGTCGCGCTGCAGCCGCACTACAACCTCGTCTCCCGCGACACCTACGAGGGCCCCCTCCAGGAAGTCGCCTCGCGCTCCGGCCTCGCGGCCGTCCCCTACTTCGGGCTCGCGGCGGGCTACCTCACCGGCAAGTACCGGGCGGGCGCACGCGTGGAGAGCGCGCGTAGCTCGCGCGTCGAGGCGTACGTGGGGACGGAGCGGGGCGACCGTGTCCTCGCCGCCCTCGACGAGATCGCGCAGGCGCACGGCGCACAGGTCCCGACCGTGGCGCTCGCCTGGCTCGCGGCACAGCCCACCGTGGCGGCGCCGATCGCCTCCGCGCGGACGGTGGAGCAGCTGCCGGCGCTGCTCGCGGTGGCGGACCTCGAACTGACGGAGGCGGAGATCGCGGCGCTGAACGCGGCGTCCGCGTAA
- a CDS encoding M23 family metallopeptidase: MASNRPAPQAVYVPNDDDFGSYDEGSFEEWNPTEESVRPVRGRHRVHKKGGGGLARSSTVLGVGVIAAVGAGGIATAQDGKPPVSISMPDLGAVTDSLPEAESLPGVGSLMSDDAAADTAVAAAAPLTAAGVSTADAEQGTTHAGEALRARIMQQAENQQNQADTAVRTAAEDAAVKKAAEEAAAQQRAAEKRADAKAAAKKKKEEEARKAKAEAARLAKLAKSYVIPTSSYTLTSHFGDAGSMWSSGHHTGLDFAAPTGTPLKAVHTGTVKEAGWAGAYGYRTVLELEDGTEVWYCHQSSLNVSAGQKVSTGDVIGRVGATGNVTGPHLHMEVHTPGGTGIDPLGWLQSKGLNP; this comes from the coding sequence GTGGCGTCCAACCGGCCTGCCCCCCAAGCCGTCTACGTTCCGAATGACGACGACTTCGGTTCGTACGACGAGGGCTCCTTCGAAGAGTGGAACCCCACCGAGGAGTCCGTCCGTCCCGTCCGCGGCAGGCACCGTGTGCACAAGAAGGGCGGCGGCGGGCTCGCCCGCAGCTCCACCGTGCTCGGCGTGGGCGTCATCGCCGCCGTGGGCGCCGGTGGCATCGCCACCGCGCAGGACGGCAAGCCGCCGGTCTCCATATCGATGCCCGACCTGGGCGCGGTCACCGACTCGCTGCCCGAGGCCGAGTCCCTGCCGGGTGTCGGCTCGCTGATGTCCGACGACGCCGCCGCGGACACCGCCGTCGCCGCCGCGGCCCCCCTCACCGCCGCCGGTGTCAGCACCGCCGACGCCGAGCAGGGCACCACCCACGCCGGTGAGGCCCTGCGCGCCCGCATCATGCAGCAGGCCGAGAACCAGCAGAACCAGGCGGACACCGCCGTGCGGACGGCGGCCGAGGACGCCGCCGTCAAGAAGGCCGCGGAGGAAGCGGCCGCGCAGCAGCGGGCCGCCGAGAAGCGGGCGGACGCCAAGGCCGCCGCAAAGAAGAAGAAGGAGGAGGAGGCCCGGAAGGCGAAGGCCGAGGCCGCGCGCCTGGCCAAGCTCGCCAAGAGCTACGTCATCCCCACCTCCTCGTACACCCTCACCTCGCACTTCGGCGACGCCGGCTCCATGTGGTCCTCGGGCCACCACACCGGCCTGGACTTCGCGGCGCCCACGGGCACCCCTCTGAAGGCCGTGCACACCGGCACCGTGAAGGAGGCCGGCTGGGCGGGCGCGTACGGCTACCGCACCGTGCTCGAACTCGAGGACGGCACGGAGGTCTGGTACTGCCACCAGTCCTCGCTCAACGTCAGCGCGGGCCAGAAGGTCTCCACGGGTGACGTCATCGGCCGCGTCGGCGCGACCGGCAACGTCACGGGTCCGCACCTCCACATGGAGGTCCACACGCCGGGCGGCACGGGGATCGACCCGCTCGGATGGCTGCAGAGCAAGGGCCTCAACCCCTGA
- a CDS encoding PP2C family protein-serine/threonine phosphatase — MGQRGGPDDRGARGAKGATGPERAFVRVLPLLLLVVGVVYDASTPSEFTAAPLFTAAPLIAAPFYSRLNTVLTGVAATVAVLFLHYGGTVSSQVEAVTEVVTVVTVAALAIVINRVVRRSNDRLAIARSISEATQRAVLPEPDPRIGGLDFAARYEAAQADAFIGGDLYAVQDTPHGVRLIVGDVRGKGMGAVAAVAVVIGAFREAAEQEATLEAVAQRLERALAREGTRRDGLDAFEGFTTAVLAEIRHGEGVVRLVNRGHPPPLLLCGDGRLCVLSASEPALPLGMGDLGAWPDRVDETELPPGALLLFYTDGLSEARNAAGEFYDPATRLGGRIFPGRGGPHALLAALAGEVRRHTGGGMTDDMALLAVRRPTAGEAAEADGGSDVTAGD, encoded by the coding sequence GTGGGGCAGCGAGGAGGACCCGACGACAGGGGGGCCAGGGGAGCCAAGGGGGCCACCGGGCCCGAGCGGGCGTTCGTCCGCGTCCTGCCGCTCCTGCTGCTCGTCGTCGGCGTCGTGTACGACGCGTCGACCCCGTCGGAGTTCACCGCGGCCCCCCTCTTCACCGCCGCCCCGCTGATCGCCGCCCCCTTCTACTCGCGGCTCAACACCGTCCTGACCGGCGTCGCCGCCACGGTCGCCGTCCTCTTCCTGCACTACGGCGGCACCGTCAGCAGTCAGGTCGAGGCCGTCACCGAAGTGGTCACCGTGGTGACCGTCGCCGCGCTCGCGATCGTCATCAACCGCGTCGTGCGCCGCAGCAACGACCGGCTCGCCATCGCCCGCTCCATCTCCGAGGCGACCCAGCGCGCCGTGCTGCCCGAACCGGATCCGCGGATCGGCGGGCTCGACTTCGCGGCGCGGTACGAGGCGGCGCAGGCGGACGCGTTCATCGGGGGCGATCTGTACGCGGTGCAGGACACCCCGCACGGCGTACGGCTCATCGTCGGCGACGTGCGCGGCAAGGGCATGGGCGCGGTCGCCGCCGTCGCCGTCGTCATCGGCGCCTTCCGGGAGGCCGCCGAGCAGGAGGCCACCCTGGAGGCGGTCGCGCAGCGCCTGGAGCGGGCGCTCGCGCGCGAGGGCACGCGGCGCGACGGGCTCGACGCGTTCGAAGGGTTCACCACCGCGGTCCTCGCCGAGATCCGGCACGGCGAGGGCGTCGTACGGCTCGTCAATCGCGGGCACCCGCCGCCGCTGCTGCTGTGCGGCGACGGGCGGCTCTGCGTCCTGTCGGCGAGCGAACCCGCGCTGCCGCTCGGCATGGGCGACCTCGGGGCGTGGCCGGACCGCGTGGACGAGACGGAACTGCCGCCCGGCGCGCTGCTGCTCTTCTACACGGACGGCCTGTCGGAGGCGCGCAACGCGGCGGGGGAGTTCTACGATCCCGCGACCCGGCTCGGCGGGCGGATCTTCCCGGGGCGCGGCGGCCCGCACGCACTCCTCGCCGCCCTGGCGGGGGAGGTGCGGCGGCACACCGGGGGCGGCATGACGGACGACATGGCGCTGCTCGCGGTGCGGCGCCCCACCGCCGGGGAAGCGGCCGAAGCGGACGGCGGATCCGACGTGACGGCCGGTGACTGA